One genomic window of Parus major isolate Abel chromosome 11, Parus_major1.1, whole genome shotgun sequence includes the following:
- the PDCD2L gene encoding programmed cell death protein 2-like encodes MSVRLFDVPIPLFFQKSMVYCPLERVPAHRALHVFACAAPRCWGAARSWKVLRSQSSQDQEKEPRDLGVKQKEEWNFSAKDWCEDADDWGACDGAEPPACASLELLGLKEAVSSEVEFASQLQQLHLCEPADGSGPQDTHPAAREDMDGPDAQDTHPAAREDMNGPGAQDTHPAAREDMVMATAASAPVFQPFYINVVNEEDYMGFLDTHHAHKLLKEYQQRECVDLEQMMSESFAGEDGNEKYEKSEVKSWDHTFHKFMKRISICPEQILRYSWGGQPLFITCPPANLDQDIPACSNCGSSRVFEFQLMPTLVSMLQSDSDLSVEFGTVIVYTCERSCWPTNHQTPLEEYIFVQEDPDQRLFK; translated from the exons ATGAGTGTCAGACTGTTTGATGTGCCTATTCCCCTCTTCTTTCAGAAGAGCATG GTGTACTGCCCGCTGGAGCGCGTCCCCGCGCACCGCGCGCTCCACGTGTTCGCCTGCGCCGCGCCGCGCTGCTGGGGAGCCGCCCGCAG CTGGAAGGTGCTGCGCTCCCAGTCCTCGCAGGACCAGGAGAAGGAACCCCGAGATCTCGGCGTCAAACAG AAAGAAGAATGGAACTTTTCTGCAAAGGATTGGTGTGAAGATGCAGATGACTGGGGAGCCTGTGATGGAGCAGAGCCTCCTGCATGTGCCTCCCTTGAGCTGCTTGGCCTAAAGGAAGCTGTGAGCAGCGAGGTGGAGTTtgcatcccagctccagcagctgcacctGTGTGAGCCTGCCGATGGCTCGGGTCCCCAGGACACacatcctgcagccagggaggacATGGATGGCCCAGATGCCCAGGACACacatcctgcagccagggaggacATGAATGGCCCAGGTGCCCAGGACACacatcctgcagccagggaggacATGGTGATGGCAACGGCTGCTTCAGCTCCTGTGTTCCAGCCCTTCTACATTAATGTTGTGAATGAGGAAGACTACATGGGTTTCCTTGACACACATCATGCACATAAGCTACTGAAGGAGTATCAGCAGAGAGAGTGTGTTGATTTGGAACAGATGATGTCAGAAAG TTTTGCAGGTGAAGATGgtaatgaaaaatatgagaagAGTGAAGTCAAAAGCTGGGATCACACATTCCATAAATTCATGAAAAGAATATCTATCTGTCCTGAACAGATTCTAAG ATACTCTTGGGGTGGCCAGCCTTTATTCATCACATGTCCTCCAGCCAACCTGGACCAGGATATTCCAGCCTGCAGTAACTGTGGAAGCAGCAGAGTGTTTGAGTTCCAGCTGATGCCCACGCTGGTCAGCATGCTTCAGAGTGACTCAG ATCTGTCAGTGGAATTTGGAACTGTTATAGTTTACACGTGTGAGAGAAGCTGTTGGCCGACCAATCATCAAACTCCTCttgaagaatatatttttgtacaAGAAGACCCAGATCAgagattatttaaataa